Proteins encoded by one window of Nasonia vitripennis strain AsymCx chromosome 5, Nvit_psr_1.1, whole genome shotgun sequence:
- the LOC100119666 gene encoding uncharacterized protein LOC100119666, whose protein sequence is MTESSSSKSPDQLSQELISILAKLAELGLNSRIEAVKFGRVYFKLKKSSWKRRGCFAIGFLLAVFLGFAARSQFRSLRFEKCLIEQPSFARQLFRPAEDCSICKDVQQVEKISNVDPRDFEERYAYSGRPVVVTDAAANWTAMESFSFAFLRELYKDQEANCQFFPYKTEFRSLRDVFNMSTSRALMQAGSKPWYVGWSNCDEAIGSVLRKHYDRPYFLPVLAESEKTDWIFMGSPGYGAPMHLDEVDYTSWQAQIRGHKTWTLEPPRECHYVCRRLQVTVDPGEIIILDTNKWYHQTLIVSEDISITIGAEYD, encoded by the exons ATGacggagagcagcagcagcaagtcGCCGGACCAGCTGAGCCAGGAATTGATCTCGATTCTGGCCAAACTCGCCGAGTTGGGCTTGAACTCGAGGATCGAGGCTGTGAAATTCGGCCGGGTTTACTTTAAACTGAAAAAGTCCAGCTGGAAGAGGAGGGGCTGCTTCGCGATCGGCTTCCTGCTGGCCGTCTTCCTCGGCTTCGCGGCCAGGAGTCAATTCCGGAGTTTGCGCTTCGAGAAG TGTCTAATAGAGCAGCCGTCCTTCGCTCGGCAGCTGTTCCGCCCTGCCGAGGACTGCTCGATCTGCAAGGACGTGCAACAGGTCGAGAAGATATCGAACGTCGATCCGAGGGACTTTGAGGAACG CTACGCGTACTCGGGTCGACCGGTGGTGGTGACCGACGCGGCTGCCAACTGGACGGCCATGGAGAGCTTCTCGTTTGCATTTCTCCGGGAGCTCTACAAGGACCAAGAGGCCAACTGTCAGTTCTTCCCTTACAAGACGGAATTTCGTAGTCTGCGCGACGTTTTCAACATGAGCACCAGCCGGGCTTTGATGCAAGCCGGAAGCAAGCCCTGGTACGTTGGATG GAGCAACTGCGACGAGGCGATCGGTAGCGTTCTGCGCAAGCACTACGATCGACCTTACTTCCTCCCGGTCTTGGCGGAGAGCGAGAAAACCGACTGGATCTTCATGGGCAGTCCTGGCTACGGCGCCCCTATGCAC CTCGACGAGGTCGATTATACCTCGTGGCAGGCGCAGATCCGCGGGCATAAAACCTGGACCCTCGAGCCGCCCCGGGAATGTCATTACGTATGTCGGAGGCTGCAGGTCACCGTCGATCCCGGCGAGATAA TCATTCTGGACACGAACAAGTGGTACCATCAGACGCTCATCGTGTCCGAGGACATCAGCATCACCATCGGCGCCGAGTACGACTAA